The window ACTCCTAAAAGAAAAAGATTCAAAAAAAATTTCAATAATTATCGGTCCAAGACAAGTAGGAAAAACAACTCTTCTAAAACAACTTCACGAAGAATTAGGAGGCCTATATGTAGATTTTGACATACTTGAAAATGTAGAACGATTTGAAACATATACTAAATTCATAAATTCGCTTCAATTAGAAGGTTATAACGAAAAGAAACAATTTTGTTTATTTATAGATGAATTTCAGAAGTACACAGATCTTACAAAAATTCTAAAAAATATATACGATAATCATAAAAACATTAAAATTTACGCTACAGGTTCATCATCAATAACAATAAAAAACAACATACAAGAATCTTTAGCTGGCAGAAAAATACTACACAAAATATATCCTTTAGATTTTGAAGAATTTTTAACATTTAAAGAAATAAATCCAGATAAATTAGAAAGATTAACTAAATTCAAAGGAGATCTCCCTAAAACAGAATACAAAAAAGAAATAGAAGAATTCATGCAATACGGCGGATACCCAGAAGTAGTCTTAAGTAAAAACAAAAAAGAAATTCTCGCAAGCATTTTTGACACATTCATAAAAAAAGACCTCGTAGATTATCTTAACATAAAAGAAATACTCGGAGTAAAAAAACTCATACAATACCTAGCAATAAACAACGGTGGAAAGCTAAACATAACAGATATTTCACAACAATTAAACTTAACAAGAGAACAAATCGAAAATTATCTTGAAGTATTAGAAGAAACATTCATTCTAAAAAGAGTTACTCCATTCTTTACTAATAAGAATAAAGAGATAGTTAAAGCATATAAAGAATACTTTATAGACCCAGGAGTAAGAAACTACTTTTGCAACAACTTCAACGAAATGAACATAAGAAATGATAGAGGATTCTTATTTGAAACATTTATTTTAGGAGAAATAATAAAAAACTCTGATTATGAAATCAAATTTTGGCAAGACAAACAAAAACACGAAGTGGATTTTATAATTGACAAAATACACGAACAAATTGGACTAGAAATAAAATACAAAGAAAAACTTAAAGCAGAAGATTATCAAGGAATTAAATATATAAAAGAAAAAATAAAAAGATGCTACATAATTAATTTAATAAAACAAGATGAAAAACACATATTACCATTCTCAACTAGACAAATAGTAGAATAAATAATTCTTCAATCGCAAATAATATGAGATAGCCCCGTGGGGGTAAGTTCTTTATAGAAAAAAGTCAAACATTAACAAAAAAATAAACTCCTAAAAACCGAACAAAAAGGTACAAAGCCCCGGGCGAGAAACCGCCCAAGGTAATAATCTCCGCTTAAAATGTGGTGGGTGTTGTTCACTGGAGAAATAAAGGTATGCGGGGGGAGGGATTCGTGCACGAAAACAAACATTTTCGGCACCCTAAAGGGAACAAGTTCAAATCCTAGCAAAAAAAACAAGCAGAACAATAAAAAAAAATGGTGCGGGGGGAGGGATTCGAACCCTCGGACTCACTAAGAGACAGGATCTTAAGTCCTGCGCGTTTGACCAGACTTCGCTACCCCCGCAAAGGAATATACTTTGGTTTCTTGAGACGAGTGAATGTAAAATTCTAACAAGCCCTGCAAAGTATGATTTAGAGACAGAAAGCCCTTTTTAAATGTTACCCATACACTCAAGCCTTACAACCCCTTAATACCTTCAATAGCTCCGTTTAGAAAAGAATTAATTTTTCTACTGCGAAGTGCTTTGCACATTTAATCATTTCTGACTGTCGCGAAGAGGTATTGCGTTCTATGAACGCGAGAAAGACATCGTCTCGCAGCACATGCTCAAAAATTCAGAACAGTTTTGGCACACCTACCGACGAATGGTGTCGACTCCTGTTTGTACTTCAAGGCAACAGCCACTTTATGTGCAAAACCACTGCGAAGAAAACATTTAAAAACAATAAGAACTGTAAATACAAGCATACGTACTCATAATACAAGGTGATATGATGAAAACAACAATTGTTACAACAATGATACTTTTTATATTTCTTGCAAGCACGGTTCTTGCACCAAGCGAAGATATACTCCGCTCAACCGAAGATATAATAACCACTCAAGAAGATGCCGTTGCTTGCTGTCTAGCAATGACTCCAGATTGTTTGGCATGCAGCGCAGGAATGACCACCCATAAATACTGTCAAGAAAATCCTCAAACAGAGGGCTGTGAACGATTCCTTAATCAAACAACAGACATAATACCTGTAACAGAAGAACTAGAAAAACGACTAGAAGAAGAAAAAAATGAAATAATGAACACCTATCGTAAAGAAGCTGAAGTATTTAAAAATCAAATTATGGCAACATACGGTAACGATACGCAAGCAATACGCACAGCATATCAAGAACAAGCCAGAGAAATAATTCAATCTTACAAAGGAGATGTCAACAAGCTTACAGAAGAATATAAAGCAATGAATAAAGAAGAACTTGAAGG of the Candidatus Woesearchaeota archaeon genome contains:
- a CDS encoding ATP-binding protein, producing the protein MKRKLYQKLLKEKDSKKISIIIGPRQVGKTTLLKQLHEELGGLYVDFDILENVERFETYTKFINSLQLEGYNEKKQFCLFIDEFQKYTDLTKILKNIYDNHKNIKIYATGSSSITIKNNIQESLAGRKILHKIYPLDFEEFLTFKEINPDKLERLTKFKGDLPKTEYKKEIEEFMQYGGYPEVVLSKNKKEILASIFDTFIKKDLVDYLNIKEILGVKKLIQYLAINNGGKLNITDISQQLNLTREQIENYLEVLEETFILKRVTPFFTNKNKEIVKAYKEYFIDPGVRNYFCNNFNEMNIRNDRGFLFETFILGEIIKNSDYEIKFWQDKQKHEVDFIIDKIHEQIGLEIKYKEKLKAEDYQGIKYIKEKIKRCYIINLIKQDEKHILPFSTRQIVE